In one window of bacterium DNA:
- the rho gene encoding transcription termination factor Rho produces the protein MNVSTLRKLSMTKLQKIAKEMEVNGISGLRKEELIYKIMEAQAKKNGLLFGEGFLEVLPDGFGFLRVPNYNYLPGPDDIYVSPSQIKKFGLKTGDTVSGQIRPPKENEKYFALLKVEMVNGEPPENISSRIPFEELTPIHPDKRFILETTPEEITTRVIDLITPIGKGQRGLIVSPPRAGKTVILQKIANAIAKNHPEVYLIVLLVAERPEEVTEMRRIVKGEVISATFDESPERHTQVAEIALEKAKRLVEHKKDVVILLDSITRLARAYNVLVPHSGKIMTGGLESTALDKPKRFFGAARNIEEGGSLTIIGTALIDTGSKMDDVIFEEFKGTGNMEINLERKLADRRIFPAIDINRSGTRREELLIDPEELQLIWLLRKILAPLNPIEAMELLINKIKTTKSNIELLLSLRAQAKEYSNY, from the coding sequence ATTAATGTTTCAACTTTAAGAAAATTGAGTATGACAAAATTACAGAAAATTGCAAAAGAAATGGAAGTAAATGGAATCAGTGGTTTAAGAAAAGAAGAATTAATATATAAAATAATGGAAGCACAGGCAAAGAAAAATGGATTACTTTTTGGAGAAGGTTTTCTTGAAGTTCTTCCCGATGGTTTTGGATTTTTAAGAGTACCAAATTATAATTACCTTCCAGGACCAGATGATATTTATGTTTCTCCATCACAAATAAAAAAATTTGGATTAAAAACAGGAGATACGGTTTCCGGACAGATAAGACCTCCAAAAGAAAATGAGAAGTATTTTGCACTTTTAAAGGTTGAAATGGTAAATGGTGAACCTCCTGAAAATATTTCTTCCAGAATACCATTTGAAGAATTAACTCCAATTCATCCTGATAAAAGATTTATACTGGAAACAACACCAGAGGAGATAACAACAAGAGTTATTGATTTAATTACTCCTATAGGAAAAGGGCAAAGAGGACTTATAGTTTCTCCTCCGAGAGCAGGAAAAACAGTTATTTTACAGAAAATAGCAAATGCAATTGCAAAAAATCATCCTGAAGTATATTTAATAGTTTTACTTGTTGCTGAAAGACCAGAGGAAGTCACAGAAATGAGAAGGATTGTTAAAGGAGAAGTTATAAGTGCTACTTTTGATGAATCACCAGAAAGGCATACACAGGTTGCTGAAATTGCTCTTGAAAAAGCAAAACGACTTGTTGAACATAAAAAAGATGTTGTTATTTTACTTGATAGTATAACCCGTCTTGCAAGAGCTTATAATGTTTTAGTTCCACACAGTGGTAAAATAATGACAGGAGGACTTGAATCAACTGCTCTTGATAAACCAAAAAGATTTTTTGGAGCAGCAAGAAATATAGAAGAAGGTGGAAGTTTAACAATAATAGGGACCGCTTTAATTGATACAGGAAGTAAAATGGATGATGTTATCTTTGAAGAATTTAAAGGAACTGGAAATATGGAAATAAACCTTGAGAGAAAACTTGCTGATAGAAGAATATTTCCTGCAATAGATATAAACAGGTCTGGCACAAGAAGAGAAGAATTACTTATTGACCCAGAAGAATTACAGTTAATATGGTTATTAAGAAAAATACTTGCTCCTCTTAATCCAATTGAAGCAATGGAACTTCTAATAAATAAAATTAAGACAACAAAATCAAATATTGAACTTTTATTAAGTTTAAGGGCTCAAGCAAAAGAATATTCAAATTATTGA
- a CDS encoding dephospho-CoA kinase: protein KIKERLMDKYSEKDIKNIWKNQLPLALKKKKADYIIDNSGSIKKTEENLKRIVDELLKNLNQ, encoded by the coding sequence AAGATAAAAGAAAGGTTAATGGATAAATACTCTGAAAAAGATATAAAAAATATATGGAAAAATCAACTACCACTTGCTCTCAAAAAGAAAAAAGCTGATTACATAATTGATAATTCTGGCTCAATTAAAAAAACAGAGGAAAATCTAAAAAGAATTGTTGATGAATTATTAAAAAATTTAAATCAATAA